The proteins below are encoded in one region of Macaca nemestrina isolate mMacNem1 chromosome 10, mMacNem.hap1, whole genome shotgun sequence:
- the LOC105499895 gene encoding ran-binding protein 6-like encodes MAAITSAGVPAILSEKQEFYQLLKNLINPSCMVGRQEEEIYENIPGSSSKGEGCSLYYTWTDGYRFCT; translated from the coding sequence ATGGCGGCAATCACGTCTGCAGGGGTGCCGGCGATCTTGTCGGAAAAGCAAGAGTTTTATCAGCTTCTGAAGAACCTCATCAATCCAAGCTGTATGGTGGGGAGGCAAGAAGAGGAAATCTACGAAAATATCCCAGGATCCTCATCCAAGGGTGAGGGCTGCAGCCTGTACTACACTTGGACAGATGGCTACAGATTTTGCACCTAA